In Rosa chinensis cultivar Old Blush chromosome 1, RchiOBHm-V2, whole genome shotgun sequence, a genomic segment contains:
- the LOC112171514 gene encoding uncharacterized protein LOC112171514, whose product MEERGLRQYECVRRAWHSDRHQPMRGSIIQQMFKVVSEVHSSKTKNNKEWQEKLAMVVLRAEKSCIPKTIQRLSDAESMNTIARDSVKRRKANDAINTIIPRYEGTETGDLLPPCVEAALNLGCVAVRASRSQCHSNPRSYHISRPQEPPSPPTRILDRPSDERRPPFSPPHHPGNQSNFARPSAVSSAHLVPEAHSHANQGSNLTNPRHYPFSLENVPGGHNQVTTMSTNNQLNLGSVYPLCYGSHYQTEASQLGPQVPENAHSGTIYVGTPVTSIQEPTKHNIFTCQRAENVSHRIPQVDVMDIQEKPREAEYVEVKPLVHLTSCLSS is encoded by the exons ATGGAGGAAAGGGGTCTGAGGCAGTATGAGTGCGTCAGGCGGGCTTGGCATAGCGATAGGCACCAACCCATGAGAGGCTCCATTATTCAGCAGATGTTCAAGGTCGTCAGTGAAGTTCATAGCTCCAAAACGAAGAACAACAAGGAGTGGCAGGAAAAGCTGGCCATGGTGGTTTTGAGAGCAGAGAAATCATGTATTCCAAAGACAATTCAGAGGCTGAGTGATGCGGAAAGCATGAACACGATAGCAAGAgactccgtcaagcgtcgaaa AGCAAATGACGCCATTAACACAATTATTCCAAGATATGAGGGCACTGAAACCGGGGACCTTTTGCCGCCGTGTGTTGAAGCTGCACTTAATCTGGGTTGTGTTGCGGTAAGAGCTTCAAGAAGCCAATGCCACAGTAATCCAAGGAGTTACCACATTTCGAGACCACAAGAACCCCCTTCTCCACCCACTAGAATTTTAGATAGACCATCTGATGAACGACGCCCTCCGTTTTCTCCTCCACATCACCCGggaaatcaatcaaactttgcAAGACCCTCAGCTGTGAGTTCTGCACATTTGGTCCCAGAAGCTCACAGTCATGCCAACCAAGGTAGTAACCTGACTAACCCTCGGCATTACCCATTTTCACTTGAGAATGTTCCTGGTGGCCATAACCAGGTAACAACAATGTCAACCAACAACCAATTGAACTTAGGTTCAGTATATCCATTGTGTTATGGATCTCACTATCAAACTGAAGCATCCCAGTTAGGTCCTCAGGTCCCAGAAAATGCACATTCTGGGACTATATATGTTGGTACACCAGTTACATCAATTCAGGAGCCTACCAAGCATAATATTTTCACCTGTCAAAGGGCTGAAAATGTGTCACACAGAATTCCCCAAGTAGATGTTATGGACATCCAGGAGAAGCCACGAGAAGCAGAATATGTGGAAGTAAAGCCACTTGTGCATcttacttcatgcttaagttcgTGA
- the LOC112198490 gene encoding probable LRR receptor-like serine/threonine-protein kinase At3g47570, translating into MPPTLFRTLLNLKYFCISDNQLSGSLPLSISNATNLVDFYVENNQITGQVPNLQKLRTLVTFYIAGNHLGSGSDGDLSFFSYLTNATQLVWLAADTNNFGGTLPASVSNLSTNLAGLDVHKNQLHGSIPAGIVNLVNMELLVLSDNMFTGNIPTDIGKLSSLGKLGFHNNRLSGSLPSSLENLTSLVYLELQGNNFNGTIPTSLGECHSLLVLDLSRNNLSGDIPPQVIGVPSLSISLNLSENRLSGSLPLEVGKLKSLGELDLSNNMISGKLPSSLGSCLSLEILLLQGNFFDGSIPSAMVSLRGIRDLDLSRNNLSGEIPEFLAGFGSLKQLNLSFNDFRGAVPVKGVFNNASATSVVGNTRLCGGISEFQLRKCKSKESRSRSMKLTISLVSAFTLLGIAMLLTFMFLCFSKKKSKATSSSTFSNSILQVSYNTLSKATDGFSATNLIGAGSFGFVYKGVLNEDGAQLVAVKVFNMLRRGASKSFLAECEALRNIRHRNLVPIITACLSFDSHGNDFKALVYKFMENGSLEEWLHPTTGTEDALKNLSLVQRLNIAIDVACALDYLHNHSKTPIVHCDLKPSNVLLDNDLTGHVADFGLARFLSRIADNVSANQSSSIAIRGTIGYAAPEYGMGSEVSTYGDVYSFGILLLEMFTGKRPTDHMFVDGLNLHKFVKMAFCERVLEIADSSLVQVGNPSQSTNDALEECLSLILGIGVACSVESPTDRENIGDVVSELKSIRATLVG; encoded by the exons ATGCCCCCAACCTTGTTCAGAACCCTTTTGAATCTCAAATATTTTTGCATTTCCGATAATCAGTTGAGTGGATCACTTCCTCTGTCAATAAGCAATGCCACTAATTTAGTGGATTTTTATGTTGAGAATAACCAAATAACAGGGCAAGTGCCAAACTTACAAAAGCTTCGTACCCTTGTGACATTCTATATTGCTGGTAATCATCTCGGAAGTGGCAGTGATGGGGACTTGAGTTTTTTCTCATACTTGACCAATGCTACACAGTTGGTGTGGTTGGCTGCAGATACCAACAACTTCGGAGGGACGTTGCCCGCATCAGTATCCAATCTCTCAACCAACCTTGCAGGTCTCGATGTTCACAAAAACCAATTACATGGAAGCATCCCTGCAGGGATAGTGAATCTGGTCAACATGGAATTATTGGTTTTGTCTGATAACATGTTCACAGGTAACATTCCCACTGACATCGGGAAACTTTCAAGTCTTGGGAAATTGGGTTTTCATAATAACAGATTATCAGGAAGCCTCCCATCCTCTCTAGAAAATCTGACATCATTAGTTTATCTCGAATTGCAAGGAAATAATTTTAATGGTACCATCCCTACAAGCCTTGGGGAATGCCATTCATTGCTAGTGCTTGATCTTTCACGCAATAATCTTAGTGGGGACATACCTCCACAAGTTATTGGTGTTCCTTCTTTATCAATATCTTTGAACTTGTCTGAAAATCGTCTCAGTGGTTCCCTTCCCTTGGAGGTAGGAAAGTTAAAAAGTCTAGGTGAGTTGGATCTCTCTAATAATATGATATCAGGAAAACTTCCTAGTAGCCTTGGTAGTTGCCTGAGTTTAGAAATCCTGCTCTTGCAAGGAAACTTCTTTGACGGCTCCATTCCTTCGGCTATGGTTTCCTTGAGAGGGATTCGAGATTTAGACCTTTCGCGCAATAATCTCTCCGGTGAAATTCCTGAATTTCTGGCGGGGTTTGGAAGCTTGAAGCAACTTAACCTGTCTTTCAATGACTTTAGGGGTGCAGTACCAGTTAAAGGTGTCTTTAACAATGCAAGTGCCACTTCAGTTGTCGGAAACACTAGGCTCTGCGGAGGTATTTCTGAATTTCAGCTTCGAAAGTGCAAGTCTAAAGAATCGAGGTCTCGTAGCATGAAACTAACAATCTCATTAGTATCCGCATTCACACTTCTTGGAATTGCTATGCTGCTGACATTTATGTTTCTTTGTTTctccaaaaagaaaagcaaagcaaCTTCATCAAGCACATTTTCGAACTCTATTTTGCAAGTCTCATATAATACTCTCTCCAAAGCTACTGATGGTTTCTCTGCAACAAATTTGATTGGTGCGGGTAGTTTTGGGTTTGTCTACAAAGGAGTTCTCAACGAAGATGGAGCTCAGCTTGTTGCTGTGAAGGTGTTTAACATGTTACGCCGGGGAGCTTCCAAGAGTTTCCTAGCCGAATGTGAGGCACTCCGAAATATCAGACATCGAAATCTAGTCCCAATTATAACTGCATGTTTGAGTTTTGACTCTCATGGTAATGATTTCAAGGCTTTGGTTTATAAGTTCATGGAGAATGGGAGCTTAGAGGAGTGGCTACATCCAACTACTGGGACAGAGGACGCACTGAAGAATTTAAGTCTTGTTCAGAGGCTAAACATTGCCATTGATGTTGCTTGTGCACTGGATTATCTTCATAATCATAGCAAAACACCAATAGTTCATTGTGATCTCAAGCCAAGCAATGTTCTTTTGGACAATGACTTGACTGGACATGTTGCTGACTTTGGATTAGCTAGATTCCTCTCAAGAATAGCCGATAACGTCTCAGCAAATCAATCAAGTTCCATTGCAATAAGAGGGACTATTGGTTATGCTGCTCCAG AGTATGGAATGGGTAGTGAGGTGTCAACATATGGAGATGTCTACAGCTTCGGCATTCTCTTGTTAGAGATGTTTACAGGGAAGAGACCCACTGACCACATGTTTGTGGACGGTTTGAACCTTCACAAGTTTGTGAAGATGGCCTTCTGCGAGCGAGTTTTAGAGATTGCTGATTCATCACTTGTTCAAGTAGGCAATCCCAGCCAGAGCACCAATGATGCTCTTGAGGAATGCTTGAGTTTAATACTGGGAATTGGAGTTGCTTGCTCTGTGGAATCTCCAACAGACCGAGAGAATATCGGTGATGTTGTATCTGAACTGAAAAGCATTCGAGCCACTCTTGTTGGATAG